One Watersipora subatra chromosome 4, tzWatSuba1.1, whole genome shotgun sequence genomic window carries:
- the LOC137394185 gene encoding uncharacterized protein gives MALVPRKSRSLGDQSLRGAACSSALKYSKSETCAADGSIRMNSVSQLLMESVIPREVRVVIKDAIRMGTFGQEYEHLVRSKNSSKLSNYQIDVLVTNMMASQRFIKAALRCRKAKISDRGFIRLMNITTRLVLDRLVERKARNKFNQHVHRTISDMSRKQWLALTVLIRSRVVTRTLPAFRRRKLRRRFPRVSDNESSGSILSFYNPHSDSSSIFSDSGLTITHSSSEDRMPPVPEDASVIVLELEGDAQFWTSRNDIIGVDTNDGSTYDHEEIIDDGGDSSELVYDVPKASLTTSVPSDFEPSTVTRADVAGRKRKSCSPVSDGAAKRSRILTLSVAGRKRKSCSPVSDGNVKRSRIMTLSSGRDGSLLNLLSNIHTAETQSVN, from the exons ATGGCATTG GTCCCTAGAAAATCTCGTAGTCTTGGTGATCAGAGTTTAAGAGGAGCGGCTTGTAGCTCAGCTCTA AAGTACTCGAAGAGTGAGACATGTGCTGCAGATGGTTCTATAAGAATGAACTCTGTGTCTCAACTGCTCATGGAGTCTGTTATTCCTCGAGAAGTTCGAGTGGTCATA AAAGATGCCATTAGAATGGGTACTTTTGGGCAAGAGTATGAACATTTGGTTAGATCGAAGAACTCCTCTAAACTCTCTAACTACCAAATTGATGTGTTGGTGACGAACATGATGGCCAGTCAGAGGTTCATAAAG GCTGCTTTAAGATGTAGGAAGGCTAAGATATCCGATAGGGGCTTTATTCGTCTAATGAACATCACAACAAGACTGGTACTGGATAGGTTGGTTGAAAGAAAGGCCAGAAACAAATTCAATCAACACGTACATAGGACCATTAGTGACATGTCTAGGAAACAGTGGCTGGCTCTGACGGTGCTGATTAGATCCAG AGTCGTGACCAGGACACTTCCAGCCTTTCGTCGAAGGAAACTACGGAGACGCTTTCCTCGTGTTTCTGACAATGAGTCTAGTGGTTCAATCCTTTCCTTCTATAATCCTCATTCTGACAGCTCATCGATTTTCTCTGATTCTGGTCTCACCATCACTCATTCATCCTCTGAGGATCGCATGCCCCCTG TCCCTGAAGATGCATCCGTTATTGTGTTAGAACTCGAGGGTGATGCTCAATTTTGGACATCTCGTAACGATATAATCGGTGTAGACACGAATGACGGGTCCACATATGATCATGAAGAGATCATTGATGATGGTGGTGATTCTTCGGAGTTAGTCTATGATGTACCCAAGGCTTCTCTCACTACTTCCGTACCATCTGATTTCGAACCAAGCACTGTTACAAGAGCAGACG TTGCTGGGAGAAAAAGGAAGTCGTGTTCACCTGTTAGTGATGGTGCAGCAAAGCGCAGCAGAATCTTGACACTCTCTG TTGCTGGGAGAAAAAGGAAATCGTGCTCACCTGTTAGTGATGGAAACGTAAAGCGTAGCAGAATCATGACACTGTCCA GTGGAAGGGATGGATCATTATTAAACCTCCTCAGCAATATCCACACGGCTGAAACACAAAGCGTCAACTGA